One Peromyscus leucopus breed LL Stock chromosome 2, UCI_PerLeu_2.1, whole genome shotgun sequence DNA window includes the following coding sequences:
- the Ncdn gene encoding neurochondrin isoform X2, with amino-acid sequence MASDCEPALNQAESRNPTLERYLGALREAKSDSEQFAALLLVTKAVKAGDIDAKTRRRIFDAVGFTFPNRLLTSKEAPDGCPDHVLRALGVALLACFCSDPELASHPQVLNKIPILSTFLTARGDPDDAARRSMIDDTYQCLTAVAGTPRGPRHLIAGGTVSALCQAYLGHGYGFDQALALLVGLLAAAETQCWKEAEPDLLAVLRGLSEDFQRAEDASKFELCQLLPLFLPPTTVPPECHRDLQAGLARILGSKLSSWQRNPALKLAARLAHACGSDWIPVGSSGSKFLALLVNLACVEVRLALEETGTEVKEDVVTACYALMELGIQECTRCEQSLLKEPQKVQLVSIMKEAIGAVIHYLLQVGPEKQKEPFVFASVRILGAWLAEETSSLRKEVCQLLPFLVRYAKTLYEEAEEANDISQQVANLAISPTTPGPSWPGDALRLLLPGWCHLTVEDGPREILIKEGAPSLLCKYFLQQWELTSPGHDTSVLPDSVEIGLQTCCHIFLNLVVTAPGLIKRDACFTSLMNTLMTSLPSLVQQQGRLLLAANVATLGLLMARLLSTSPALQGTPASRGFFAAAILFLSQSHVARATPGSDQAVLALSPDYEGIWADLQELWFLGMQAFTGCVPLLPWLAPAALRSRWPQELLQLLGSVSPNSVKPEMVAAYQGVLVELARANRLCREAMRLQAGEETASHYRMAALEQCLSEP; translated from the exons ATGGCCTCGGATTGCGAGCCAGCTCTGAACCAGGCCGAGAGCCGGAACCCCACCCTGGAGCGCTACCTGGGAGCCCTCCGTGAGGCCAAGAGTGACAGCGAGCAGTTCGCAGCCCTGCTGCTA GTGACCAAGGCAGTCAAAGCAGGTGACATTGATGCCAAAACTCGACGGCGGATCTTTGATGCCGTTGGCTTCACCTTTCCCAATCGACTCCTGACTTCTAAGGAGGCACCTGATGGCTGCCCTGACCACGTTCTCCGGGCCTTGGGCGTGGCCCTCCTGGCCTGTTTCTGCAGTGACCCTGAGCTAGCCAGCCATCCCCAGGTCCTGAACAAGATCCCCATCCTTAGCACATTCCTCACGGCCCGGGGGGACCCCGATGATGCTGCCCGCCGCTCCATGATTGATGACACCTACCAGTGCCTGACAGCTGTTGCAGGTACACCCCGAGGGCCCCGGCACCTCATTGCTGGTGGCACGGTGTCTGCCCTGTGCCAGGCATACCTGGGGCACGGCTATGGCTTCGACCAGGCCCTGGCACTCCTGGTggggctgctggctgctgcagagacacagtgctggaaggaGGCGGAGCCCGACCTGCTGGCTGTGCTGCGAGGCCTCAGTGAGGATTTCCAAAGAGCTGAGGATGCCAGCAAGTTTGagctctgccagctgctgcccctTTTCCTGCCCCCAACAACTGTGCCCCCTGAATGCCATCGGGATCTGCAGGCCGGGCTGGCACGCATCCTAGGGAGCAAGTTGAGCTCCTGGCAGCGCAACCCTGCACTCAAGCTGGCAGCCCGCCTGGCTCATGCCTGCGGCTCCGACTGGATCCCGGTGGGCAGCTCTGGGAGCAAGTTTCTGGCCCTTCTGGTGAATCTGGCATGCGTGGAGGTGCGTCTGGCTCTGGAGGAGACGGGCACAGAGGTGAAAGAAGATGTGGTAACCGCCTGCTATGCCCTCATGGAATTGGGGATCCAGGAGTGTACCCGCTGTGAGCAGTCCCTGCTGAAGGAGCCACAGAAGGTGCAGCTTGTGAGCATTATGAAAGAGGCCATTGGAGCTGTCATTCACTACCTGCTGCAG GTGgggccagagaagcagaaagagccTTTCGTGTTTGCCTCGGTGCGGATCCTGGGTGCCTGGCTGGCTGAGGAGACCTCATCCCTTCGTAAGGAGGTGTGCCAACTGCTGCCCTTCCTCGTCCGCTATGCCAAGACTCTCtatgaggaggctgaggaggccaATGACATTTCGCAGCAGGTGGCTAACTTGGCCATCTCCCCGACTACTCCAGGGCCCTCCTGGCCAGGGGATGCTCTCCG GCTCCTCCTGCCCGGCTGGTGCCACCTGACCGTGGAAGACGGGCCCCGGGAGATCCTGATCAAGGAAGGGGCCCCGTCTCTTCTCTGCAAGTACTTCCTGCAGCAGTGGGAGCTCACTTCCCCCGGCCATGACACCTCAGTGCTGCCCGACAGCGTGGAGATCGGCCTGCAGACCTGCTGCCACATCTTCCTCAACCTGGTGGTCACTGCTCCAGGCCTGAtcaa GCGCGATGCCTGCTTCACATCGCTCATGAACACCCTGATGACGTCACTGCCCTCGCTAGTGCAGCAGCAAGGGAGGCTGCTTCTGGCTGCCAACGTGGCCACCCTGGGCCTCCTGATGGCCCGGCTCCTCAGCACCTCCCCAG CTCTCCAGGGAACCCCAGCCTCCCGAGGTTTCTTCGCAGCAGCCATCCTCTTTCTGTCTCAGTCCCACGTGGCACGGGCCACTCCTGGCTCTGACCAGGCGGTGTTGGCTCTGTCCCCAGACTATGAGGGCATCTGGGCTGACTTGCAAGAGCTCTGGTTCCTGGGCATGCAAGCCTTCACGGgttgtgtgccactgctgccctggCTGGCCCCTGCCGCCCTGCGTTCCCGCTGGCCACAGGAATTGCTACAGCTGCTAGGTAGCGTGAGCCCCAACTCTGTCAAGCCCGAGATGGTGGCTGCCTACCAGGGTGTGCTGGTGGAATTGGCGCGGGCCAACCGGCTGTGCCGGGAGGCCATGAGGCTGCAAGCAGGTGAAGAAACAGCCAGCCATTACCGCATGGCTGCCTTGGAGCAGTGCCTGTCAGAGCCCTGA
- the Ncdn gene encoding neurochondrin isoform X1 produces MSCCDLAAAGQLGKAGIMASDCEPALNQAESRNPTLERYLGALREAKSDSEQFAALLLVTKAVKAGDIDAKTRRRIFDAVGFTFPNRLLTSKEAPDGCPDHVLRALGVALLACFCSDPELASHPQVLNKIPILSTFLTARGDPDDAARRSMIDDTYQCLTAVAGTPRGPRHLIAGGTVSALCQAYLGHGYGFDQALALLVGLLAAAETQCWKEAEPDLLAVLRGLSEDFQRAEDASKFELCQLLPLFLPPTTVPPECHRDLQAGLARILGSKLSSWQRNPALKLAARLAHACGSDWIPVGSSGSKFLALLVNLACVEVRLALEETGTEVKEDVVTACYALMELGIQECTRCEQSLLKEPQKVQLVSIMKEAIGAVIHYLLQVGPEKQKEPFVFASVRILGAWLAEETSSLRKEVCQLLPFLVRYAKTLYEEAEEANDISQQVANLAISPTTPGPSWPGDALRLLLPGWCHLTVEDGPREILIKEGAPSLLCKYFLQQWELTSPGHDTSVLPDSVEIGLQTCCHIFLNLVVTAPGLIKRDACFTSLMNTLMTSLPSLVQQQGRLLLAANVATLGLLMARLLSTSPALQGTPASRGFFAAAILFLSQSHVARATPGSDQAVLALSPDYEGIWADLQELWFLGMQAFTGCVPLLPWLAPAALRSRWPQELLQLLGSVSPNSVKPEMVAAYQGVLVELARANRLCREAMRLQAGEETASHYRMAALEQCLSEP; encoded by the exons ATGTCGTGTTGTGACCTGGCTGCGGCGGGACAG TTGGGCAAGGCGGGCATCATGGCCTCGGATTGCGAGCCAGCTCTGAACCAGGCCGAGAGCCGGAACCCCACCCTGGAGCGCTACCTGGGAGCCCTCCGTGAGGCCAAGAGTGACAGCGAGCAGTTCGCAGCCCTGCTGCTA GTGACCAAGGCAGTCAAAGCAGGTGACATTGATGCCAAAACTCGACGGCGGATCTTTGATGCCGTTGGCTTCACCTTTCCCAATCGACTCCTGACTTCTAAGGAGGCACCTGATGGCTGCCCTGACCACGTTCTCCGGGCCTTGGGCGTGGCCCTCCTGGCCTGTTTCTGCAGTGACCCTGAGCTAGCCAGCCATCCCCAGGTCCTGAACAAGATCCCCATCCTTAGCACATTCCTCACGGCCCGGGGGGACCCCGATGATGCTGCCCGCCGCTCCATGATTGATGACACCTACCAGTGCCTGACAGCTGTTGCAGGTACACCCCGAGGGCCCCGGCACCTCATTGCTGGTGGCACGGTGTCTGCCCTGTGCCAGGCATACCTGGGGCACGGCTATGGCTTCGACCAGGCCCTGGCACTCCTGGTggggctgctggctgctgcagagacacagtgctggaaggaGGCGGAGCCCGACCTGCTGGCTGTGCTGCGAGGCCTCAGTGAGGATTTCCAAAGAGCTGAGGATGCCAGCAAGTTTGagctctgccagctgctgcccctTTTCCTGCCCCCAACAACTGTGCCCCCTGAATGCCATCGGGATCTGCAGGCCGGGCTGGCACGCATCCTAGGGAGCAAGTTGAGCTCCTGGCAGCGCAACCCTGCACTCAAGCTGGCAGCCCGCCTGGCTCATGCCTGCGGCTCCGACTGGATCCCGGTGGGCAGCTCTGGGAGCAAGTTTCTGGCCCTTCTGGTGAATCTGGCATGCGTGGAGGTGCGTCTGGCTCTGGAGGAGACGGGCACAGAGGTGAAAGAAGATGTGGTAACCGCCTGCTATGCCCTCATGGAATTGGGGATCCAGGAGTGTACCCGCTGTGAGCAGTCCCTGCTGAAGGAGCCACAGAAGGTGCAGCTTGTGAGCATTATGAAAGAGGCCATTGGAGCTGTCATTCACTACCTGCTGCAG GTGgggccagagaagcagaaagagccTTTCGTGTTTGCCTCGGTGCGGATCCTGGGTGCCTGGCTGGCTGAGGAGACCTCATCCCTTCGTAAGGAGGTGTGCCAACTGCTGCCCTTCCTCGTCCGCTATGCCAAGACTCTCtatgaggaggctgaggaggccaATGACATTTCGCAGCAGGTGGCTAACTTGGCCATCTCCCCGACTACTCCAGGGCCCTCCTGGCCAGGGGATGCTCTCCG GCTCCTCCTGCCCGGCTGGTGCCACCTGACCGTGGAAGACGGGCCCCGGGAGATCCTGATCAAGGAAGGGGCCCCGTCTCTTCTCTGCAAGTACTTCCTGCAGCAGTGGGAGCTCACTTCCCCCGGCCATGACACCTCAGTGCTGCCCGACAGCGTGGAGATCGGCCTGCAGACCTGCTGCCACATCTTCCTCAACCTGGTGGTCACTGCTCCAGGCCTGAtcaa GCGCGATGCCTGCTTCACATCGCTCATGAACACCCTGATGACGTCACTGCCCTCGCTAGTGCAGCAGCAAGGGAGGCTGCTTCTGGCTGCCAACGTGGCCACCCTGGGCCTCCTGATGGCCCGGCTCCTCAGCACCTCCCCAG CTCTCCAGGGAACCCCAGCCTCCCGAGGTTTCTTCGCAGCAGCCATCCTCTTTCTGTCTCAGTCCCACGTGGCACGGGCCACTCCTGGCTCTGACCAGGCGGTGTTGGCTCTGTCCCCAGACTATGAGGGCATCTGGGCTGACTTGCAAGAGCTCTGGTTCCTGGGCATGCAAGCCTTCACGGgttgtgtgccactgctgccctggCTGGCCCCTGCCGCCCTGCGTTCCCGCTGGCCACAGGAATTGCTACAGCTGCTAGGTAGCGTGAGCCCCAACTCTGTCAAGCCCGAGATGGTGGCTGCCTACCAGGGTGTGCTGGTGGAATTGGCGCGGGCCAACCGGCTGTGCCGGGAGGCCATGAGGCTGCAAGCAGGTGAAGAAACAGCCAGCCATTACCGCATGGCTGCCTTGGAGCAGTGCCTGTCAGAGCCCTGA